The following nucleotide sequence is from Aquarana catesbeiana isolate 2022-GZ linkage group LG08, ASM4218655v1, whole genome shotgun sequence.
CTCAGTGCAGACAAATTAATACTTAGGAGAAATgacaataaaatttacattttcccGTTTGATGAGATACAGGGCTATATTTTTTTCCTGATTCCCTTTTAAAGTCGGAGCCTCACTAAAATCTCATTGAATGGGATTTATTTAGTCGTTTGGAAGATAAATCAGGGGCTGAATTTACAGCCATTTAAAGCACCTGACTTTATAATAAGACCTTCATTTAGTGCTGCTCCCGGGgagtgacgtgtgtgtgtgtgtggggggggatggaGAGCACGGGGAGGGGGGCCTAATCGATGGGCCAATCAGCGCTCCCCTGTGCTGTAGGCCGACCAATCAGCAGGCGGGCCTGGCAGGTGGCTGGCCAGTTATCAGTGGATCAGTGAGCTGGTCGGGGCTGACTTGCCCGGTGTGGGATGTGTGCGGCTCAGTCTGGGGACAGCTCAGCGGATGACATTCATCTCCGGCGGGATTGttgtgttattttttgtttttgttgtttttttttttttttttgcacctgaaaaataaataaacagcaaaAGAAGGTGAAGGGATCGGCGCAGAGGAAGGGATCGGATGCTGTGTGGTCGGCCAGCATCGCTCCAGAGACACTGATCCCAGCACAACTTGCTCCCTCCCTCCCTGGACGCTGTAGGGACTCGGCTGGGATTTCCGCAGGGACAGGGACCGCTCCGGATGGTCACAAATGTTAGCTGTGGGGCAGATGGATACTAACAGACAGGGAGCCTTCGTGCTGAGCAGTACCCCCCTGGCTGCCCTCCACAATATGGCAGAGATGAAGACCACCTTGTTCCCCTATGCACTACAGAACCCCTCCACCTTCAAAGCCCACAACCTCTCCTCCCTAAACACACAGTTCCCCCTGGGGACACCGCATGGGATTAGTGACATTCTCGGGAGGCCCCTGGGGGCCACTCTGGGGGCATCCAGCAACCTGCTCTCCAGCCTGCCTCGTATTAATGGACTCGCCACCTCCACTGGGATGTACTTTAACCCAGCAGCCGTGTCCAGGTACCCCAAACCCCTGGCAGAGCTGCCGGGAAGAGCGCCCATCTTCTGGCCTGGAGTCATGCAAAGTTCACCTTGGAGGGATCCCAGGCTCACCTGTCCTAGTAAGTACAATCATTCATCATA
It contains:
- the NKX6-2 gene encoding homeobox protein Nkx-6.2 → MLAVGQMDTNRQGAFVLSSTPLAALHNMAEMKTTLFPYALQNPSTFKAHNLSSLNTQFPLGTPHGISDILGRPLGATLGASSNLLSSLPRINGLATSTGMYFNPAAVSRYPKPLAELPGRAPIFWPGVMQSSPWRDPRLTCPSQAGMMLDKDGKKKHSRPTFSGQQIFALEKTFEQTKYLAGPERARLAYSLGMTESQVKVWFQNRRTKWRKRHAAEMATAKKKHDSETEKMKESSDNEDDDEYNKPLDPNSDDEKISRLLKKHKSTNLNLLSPCSNNSDTL